In a single window of the Enoplosus armatus isolate fEnoArm2 chromosome 15, fEnoArm2.hap1, whole genome shotgun sequence genome:
- the fam241a gene encoding uncharacterized protein FAM241A, with translation MSAVTPPVNDQYVFRRREFEELPSESQRRGHTPQPVHGARQTALHHQRHRADGGRTRPRLPSDPSARWPYVDDPTTREPQLDDCERMGTLFGMLNKCLRGMGFSQMYFGDKIVEPVVIVFFWLLLWFLGIQALGLVGTLCIIIIYIQK, from the exons ATGTCCGCTGTCACGCCGCCTGTAAATGACCAGTATGTATTTCGTCGACGTGAATTTGAAGAGCTGCCGTCAGAAAGCCAGAGAAGAGGGCATACTCCTCAACCTGTCCACGGTGCAAGGCAGACCGCACTACACCACCAGCGACACCGG GCTGATGGCGGCCGGACCCGACCTCGACTCCCCAGCGACCCCAGCGCCAGATGGCCCTATGTGGACGACCCCACCACCAGAGAGCCTCAGCTGGACGATTGTGAGCGGATGGGGACTCTGTTTGGGATGCTCAACAAGTGTCTGCGGGGGATGGGCTTCAGCCAGATGTACTTTGGGGACAAGATAGTGGAGCCAGTAGTGATTGTCTTCTTCTGGCTGCTGCTCTGGTTCCTGGGTATCCAGGCCCTGGGACTGGTGGGAACTCTGTGCATCATTATCATCTACATCCAGAAGTAA
- the jkamp gene encoding JNK1/MAPK8-associated membrane protein, translating into MAVAVSSTCPGLYCGRMMVNGSVEGDCGVCPRGERANLQKVCERCTESPELYDWLYLGFMAMLPLVLHWFFIEWYSGKKSSSALLQHITAMLECSVSAVVTLLVTEPVAMLSIRSCRVQMLSDWYTMLYNPSPDYVNTLHCTQEAVYPLYTIVLIYYAFCLVLMMLLRPLLVKKIACGLGKSDRFKSIYAALYFFPILTVLQAVGGGLLYYAFPYIILVLSLVTLAVYMSASEIQSFKNLVAKKKRLVVLFSHWLLHAYGIISISRLDKLEQDLPLLALVPGPALFYIATAKFTEPSRILSEGGNGH; encoded by the exons ATGG CTGTGGCCGTGAGTTCAACGTGTCCAGGCCTGTACTGTGGCAGGATGATGGTCAACGGGTCAGTGGAGGGAGATTGTGGC GTTTGTCCTCGTGGAGAGCGGGCTAACCTCCAGAAGGTGTGTGAACGCTGCACTGAGTCCCCCGAGCTCTACGACTGGCTCTACCTGGGTTTCATGGCCATGTTACCGCTGGTGCTGCACTGGTTCTTCATCGAGTGGTACTCTGGAAAGAAGAG TTCCAgtgctctgctgcagcacatcACAGCCATGCTGGAGTGCAGCGTATCGGCTGTGGTCACCTTGCTGGTCACGGAGCCGGTGGCAATGCTCAGTATTCGTTCCTGTCGAGTCCAGATGCTGTCAGACTGGTACACCATGCTGTACAACCCCAGTCCAGACTACGTCAACACATTACACTGCACCCAGGAGGCCGTCTACCCACT CTACACCATTGTGTTAATCTACTATGCGTTCTGCTTGGtgctgatgatgctgctgcGTCCTCTGTTGGTGAAGAAGATAGCATGTGGCCTGGGCAAATCTGACCGCTTCAAGAGCATCTACGCCGCCCTCTACTTTTTCCCCATCCTCACTGTGCTGCAGGCTGTGGGAGGAGGACTCCTCT actaCGCGTTTCCCTACATCATACTCGTGCTGTCTCTGGTTACACTGGCTGTTTACATGTCTGCCTCCGAGATACAG TCTTTTAAGAACCTGGTTGCTAAGAAGAAGCGTCTGGTCGTCCTGTTCAGCCACTGGCTGCTCCACGCGTACGgcatcatctccatctcccgATTGGACAAGCTGGAGCAGGACCTGCCACTGCTGGCCCTCGTGCCCGGCCCCGCCTTGTTCTACATCGCCACAGCCAAGTTCACCGAGCCGAGCCGCATCCTGTCCGAGGGCGGCAATGGACACTAA